One Eubacteriales bacterium mix99 genomic window carries:
- a CDS encoding LytTR family DNA-binding domain-containing protein: protein MENYRLTWIVFVTIHKEYMLPAFRKVHCYDYIVKPYDKAEIQNMTGLLLSRSREKGNAARTRRKFIIIPVKNIQVKIFTDEIIFAEVFLRTSVIHTINDSFAIDYLSLKKLKSMITDKNILQSHRSYMVNISYISKIEKSNDRTSYRIYFYQTEKTALLGYNYRKNVMDQFHKLCGWEEDE, encoded by the coding sequence ATGGAAAACTATCGGCTGACCTGGATCGTGTTTGTGACGATTCATAAGGAATATATGCTTCCCGCTTTCCGGAAGGTTCATTGCTATGACTATATTGTAAAGCCGTATGACAAGGCTGAAATCCAAAATATGACAGGGCTTCTGCTGTCCAGGAGCCGGGAAAAAGGCAATGCTGCGAGAACCCGGAGAAAGTTTATCATTATACCTGTAAAGAATATTCAGGTAAAAATTTTTACGGATGAAATTATTTTTGCGGAAGTATTTCTCCGGACTTCCGTGATTCATACCATCAATGATTCCTTTGCGATTGATTACTTGTCCCTGAAAAAGCTGAAGTCCATGATAACCGATAAGAATATCCTGCAAAGCCACAGATCTTATATGGTAAATATATCCTATATCAGCAAGATAGAAAAAAGCAACGATCGCACTTCCTATAGGATCTATTTCTATCAGACAGAGAAGACGGCTTTGCTGGGATATAATTACAGAAAGAATGTAATGGATCAATTTCATAAGTTATGCGGGTGGGAAGAAGATGAGTGA
- a CDS encoding GNAT family N-acetyltransferase, producing MENLGKMKFYRKHSLHVKDVQNIRELKKICTQKENLFLKLELDLKMNFPRAKGRKYEKSFNEFFCRKGGMLVGYLGIFNLGGDTAELTGMVHPRYRRRKIFTRLYCLAYKECQKRKFAEILLVCDHRSSSGLAFLRSIGAARSFSEFEMKLQVSAADSGLETNAQTPAGKPAVSLQKARNSDAATIARINYSCFGVTGYIGMLPEEEEERDRITCLIMLPSGPIGKIRMEQYGKNGFVSGFGILPDYQGKGYGKQALQAALGILNRKGIKNITLEVNPDNKNALHLYESCGFRKEFVTDYHEVQNEKTRTQKSHFPALHSICYRERFPENQSF from the coding sequence TTGGAAAATCTGGGAAAAATGAAATTTTATCGAAAGCATTCCCTCCATGTAAAAGATGTTCAGAACATCCGGGAATTAAAGAAGATCTGTACCCAAAAGGAAAATCTGTTCCTCAAACTGGAACTGGACTTGAAAATGAATTTTCCCCGGGCGAAAGGACGGAAATACGAAAAATCGTTCAATGAATTTTTCTGCCGCAAAGGCGGGATGCTGGTTGGATATCTGGGCATCTTCAATCTGGGCGGAGACACGGCGGAACTGACCGGAATGGTTCATCCACGGTACCGGAGGAGAAAAATCTTTACCCGGCTTTATTGCCTGGCATACAAGGAATGCCAAAAGAGAAAATTCGCAGAAATCCTGCTGGTCTGTGACCATCGCTCTTCCTCCGGACTGGCATTCCTCCGTTCCATCGGCGCCGCCCGTTCCTTTTCCGAGTTTGAAATGAAGCTGCAGGTATCTGCCGCTGATTCCGGGCTTGAAACAAATGCGCAGACACCTGCCGGCAAACCCGCTGTCTCCCTGCAGAAGGCCCGCAATTCCGATGCGGCAACGATCGCCCGGATCAATTATTCCTGCTTCGGTGTAACCGGTTACATTGGCATGCTCCCGGAAGAAGAGGAAGAACGGGATCGCATTACCTGTCTGATCATGCTGCCCTCCGGCCCCATCGGAAAAATTCGTATGGAACAATATGGCAAAAATGGGTTCGTGAGCGGTTTTGGAATCCTCCCGGACTATCAGGGAAAGGGATATGGAAAGCAGGCACTGCAGGCCGCCCTTGGGATCCTGAACCGGAAGGGCATCAAAAACATCACACTGGAAGTGAACCCGGACAACAAAAACGCCCTGCATTTATATGAATCCTGCGGGTTCCGGAAGGAATTCGTTACGGATTACCATGAAGTCCAGAATGAGAAAACCAGAACACAAAAATCCCATTTTCCTGCGCTTCATTCAATTTGTTATAGAGAACGTTTTCCAGAAAATCAGTCATTTTGA
- a CDS encoding metalloregulator ArsR/SmtB family transcription factor, which produces MTRDYPPVEKCDTVVIHKDVVNRVKGKMPQEETLYDLAELFKVFGDTTRIRILWALDESEMCVCDIANLLGMTQSAISHQLRILKQADLVKNRRDGKVVYYSLDDEHVKQILDKGLTHINEK; this is translated from the coding sequence TTGACCAGGGATTATCCTCCCGTGGAAAAGTGTGATACGGTCGTCATCCATAAAGATGTGGTAAACCGGGTAAAGGGCAAAATGCCTCAGGAGGAGACTCTGTATGATCTGGCGGAGTTGTTCAAGGTATTTGGTGATACCACCAGGATTCGAATTCTGTGGGCTTTGGATGAATCGGAAATGTGTGTCTGTGATATAGCCAATCTGCTGGGTATGACGCAGTCCGCCATTTCCCATCAGCTTCGTATTTTAAAGCAGGCGGATCTGGTGAAAAACCGGAGGGATGGAAAGGTGGTCTATTATTCCCTGGATGATGAGCATGTAAAGCAGATACTGGATAAGGGACTGACCCATATCAACGAGAAATAA
- a CDS encoding chemotaxis protein CheW, which translates to MEDINQFVIFKVGTEEYAVPILKVNEIIRLKGIRITEVPNTKKYVVGIMNLRGEVIPIMDLRMKFRMPKKKMDDDTRIMIVNIQDGSIGFLVDSVSEVARIPSGDIIDPPEEVSDVDSKYITKIAKYDDRVFIILDVDMVVSDKPGEPDEMKSGKGEGDIG; encoded by the coding sequence ATGGAGGATATCAACCAGTTTGTCATATTTAAAGTCGGGACAGAAGAATATGCCGTTCCGATTCTGAAGGTGAATGAGATCATCCGGCTGAAGGGGATCCGTATTACAGAGGTTCCCAATACAAAAAAATATGTCGTTGGCATTATGAACCTGCGCGGGGAAGTCATACCAATCATGGATCTGAGAATGAAGTTCCGTATGCCAAAAAAGAAAATGGACGACGACACCAGGATTATGATCGTCAACATTCAGGATGGCAGCATCGGATTTCTGGTCGATTCCGTTTCAGAGGTGGCCCGCATTCCTTCCGGGGATATCATTGATCCTCCGGAGGAGGTCTCGGATGTTGACAGTAAGTACATAACAAAGATCGCCAAATACGACGACCGGGTCTTCATAATCCTGGATGTTGATATGGTGGTCAGCGATAAACCCGGTGAGCCGGATGAAATGAAATCCGGAAAGGGAGAAGGGGATATCGGGTAG
- a CDS encoding methyl-accepting chemotaxis protein, which yields MKSLKTKMILIIAVLLICIIGFIGMISYVNASNAVTHEVTEAIKLASGQAVKLVTSRIETQTTFLEAVTRYQPFIDYAGSGTKLQDADFQYMEDEKKRMGFETLAVANQEGEAIRSDGTALNVADRDYFVTAKKGKPAISDVVIDKVTGKPVVMYAAPVPDNGRTVGVLYGVRDVRGLSSILEGITIGKSGYAYMINQEGTTIAHPDFVSGNSKKGQGDGKVDVTGSASLKYENTTKEAKKNKDLAELAQLEGRMRKRESGVGQYTYKGEEKMMAFAPVPGTNWSLGVTADLSDAMGGVNKMRNQILILAMTFVIIGVVCAFFISKAFAYPIMAMTSALDRFAGYDLTLDEGIAKKYLKRKDEIGRIANSLITMQKAFGDLLRQAVASSEMVGATSQQLSASIQEIATTAQNQASNTEEISGSLEEVTANISTVNGDMQTTVQNVQSMAQTMTGIEKAVGDNTENLESVNQSISGILKSLDEARQSIQTISERSKSASGKAQSTVELAGEGKKNLDRTVTQMDSIQETIFNLSAVINGLGESAGRIGDITELIKDVAEQTNLLALNASIEAARAGEHGKGFAVVAQAIGSLAEQSQNATKEISKVIKDIQSEIGKAVQSSQKGNEVVQSGTSLVKDTGSSLGKIFTAIQTTAEVINDITDRMDKQSRDINDVYDSANDIGGRADLLMEAMKQQRESAAEMKEKLDSMNHMASEISESMGQQSAASQQISSAVNDNAAGVEEVSTGSEEISRSAEELAKNAQELVEQVQKFKIGEAGNEE from the coding sequence ATGAAAAGTCTCAAGACAAAGATGATTTTGATTATAGCGGTGCTTTTGATATGCATTATCGGATTCATAGGGATGATCTCCTATGTCAATGCCAGCAATGCCGTTACGCATGAAGTGACCGAAGCGATCAAACTGGCGTCCGGCCAGGCGGTGAAACTGGTCACCAGCCGGATCGAAACGCAGACCACCTTTTTGGAGGCGGTCACCCGGTACCAGCCTTTTATTGATTATGCAGGCTCCGGCACAAAGCTTCAGGATGCAGATTTTCAGTATATGGAAGATGAGAAGAAAAGAATGGGATTTGAGACATTGGCAGTCGCCAATCAGGAAGGAGAGGCAATAAGAAGTGACGGCACGGCCCTGAACGTTGCAGACCGGGACTATTTTGTTACTGCAAAAAAGGGGAAGCCTGCCATATCGGATGTTGTCATTGACAAGGTGACCGGCAAACCGGTTGTGATGTATGCTGCACCGGTTCCCGACAACGGCAGGACAGTGGGTGTCCTGTACGGCGTACGTGATGTCCGGGGACTAAGCAGTATTCTGGAGGGCATTACCATCGGGAAAAGCGGCTATGCCTATATGATCAATCAGGAGGGTACAACCATTGCCCATCCGGATTTTGTTTCCGGGAATTCGAAAAAAGGCCAGGGGGACGGCAAGGTGGATGTCACCGGTTCCGCAAGCCTGAAGTATGAGAATACCACAAAGGAAGCAAAAAAGAATAAAGACCTGGCAGAGCTGGCGCAGCTGGAAGGCCGGATGCGAAAGCGGGAATCCGGAGTGGGTCAGTATACCTACAAGGGTGAGGAAAAAATGATGGCCTTTGCCCCGGTTCCGGGAACCAACTGGTCTCTTGGAGTAACGGCAGATCTGTCAGATGCCATGGGCGGTGTCAACAAAATGAGGAATCAAATTCTTATCCTGGCAATGACTTTTGTTATTATTGGTGTTGTGTGTGCATTCTTCATTTCGAAAGCCTTCGCATATCCCATTATGGCCATGACATCCGCTCTCGATCGGTTTGCCGGTTATGACCTGACCCTGGATGAAGGTATAGCGAAAAAATACCTGAAACGAAAGGACGAGATCGGAAGAATTGCCAACTCTCTTATCACAATGCAGAAGGCGTTTGGCGATCTGCTGAGGCAGGCCGTGGCTTCTTCCGAGATGGTGGGGGCGACTTCCCAGCAGCTGAGCGCCAGCATTCAGGAAATCGCCACTACCGCTCAGAATCAGGCCTCCAATACAGAGGAAATCTCCGGCTCCCTGGAGGAAGTAACCGCCAATATCAGCACAGTGAACGGGGACATGCAGACAACGGTACAAAATGTTCAGTCTATGGCCCAAACGATGACAGGAATTGAGAAGGCAGTCGGCGATAATACAGAGAACCTGGAAAGTGTCAATCAATCCATAAGTGGGATTCTGAAATCCCTGGATGAGGCGAGGCAGTCCATCCAGACCATATCAGAGCGGTCCAAATCCGCTTCCGGCAAGGCACAGAGTACCGTAGAGCTGGCAGGGGAAGGAAAAAAGAATCTCGACCGAACCGTGACGCAGATGGACAGCATCCAGGAGACCATATTCAATCTGTCCGCAGTGATCAACGGATTGGGAGAGTCTGCCGGCCGGATCGGGGACATCACCGAGCTGATCAAGGATGTGGCAGAGCAGACCAATCTGCTGGCGCTGAATGCATCCATTGAAGCAGCACGGGCCGGAGAACACGGCAAGGGGTTCGCGGTTGTCGCCCAGGCCATCGGCAGTCTGGCGGAGCAGTCACAGAATGCCACCAAGGAGATTTCCAAGGTGATCAAGGACATCCAGTCCGAGATCGGAAAGGCCGTGCAGAGCAGTCAGAAAGGGAACGAAGTCGTGCAGAGCGGGACATCGCTGGTAAAGGATACCGGCTCATCCCTGGGAAAGATCTTTACCGCCATTCAGACGACTGCTGAAGTCATCAACGATATTACGGACCGCATGGACAAGCAGTCCCGGGATATCAACGATGTCTATGATTCCGCCAATGATATCGGCGGCAGGGCGGATCTCCTGATGGAGGCCATGAAGCAGCAAAGGGAAAGCGCGGCGGAAATGAAGGAGAAACTGGATTCCATGAATCATATGGCCTCCGAAATCAGCGAGTCCATGGGGCAGCAGTCGGCAGCATCCCAGCAAATCAGCAGTGCGGTAAATGACAACGCAGCTGGTGTGGAAGAGGTTTCCACGGGCAGTGAAGAAATCTCCAGGAGTGCGGAGGAGCTGGCGAAAAACGCGCAGGAACTGGTGGAACAGGTGCAGAAGTTTAAAATAGGAGAGGCAGGCAATGAGGAGTGA
- a CDS encoding heavy metal translocating P-type ATPase, producing the protein MMGKRLWRIVAGAAVWVVAVLIPPDRQWIRLVLFLAGYGIVGWDIVAKALRNIRHGNMLDENFLMSIATIGAFLIGEYSEGVAVMVFYQIGGLFQDYAVGKSRRSIADLMDIRPDYANVRKGEELTRVDPDEVRIGDIIVVKPGERIPLDGNVLEGSSQIDTSALTGESVPREAEAGSGILSGCVNLSGVLTVEVTREYEESTVSKILDLVENASSRKSRSEQFITRFSQYYTPVVVALAVLLAVIPPFFTGWQTFSGWLYRALSFLVISCPCALVLSIPLSFFGGIGGASSQGILIKGGNYLEALAGTEIMVFDKTGTLTKGVFHVQEIHPAGVSKQELLELTAYAESYSSHPISLSLKQAYGKEIDNSRISDAEEISGHGVRATVDGKKILAGNQKLMEQEGIPCSENGMTGTVVYVAVDQTYIGCIRIADEVKEDSARTIKELKATPNIRRTVMLTGDNAQIGSGVAEELGVDEVYSELLPADKVEKLEELFAEKSPKGRLAFVGDGINDAPVLARADIGIAMGGLGSDAAIEAADVVLMTDEPSRIITAMNISKKTLKIVNQNIVFAIGIKILVLFLSAFGITTMWAAIFADVGVAVLAVLNSLRALNVRNL; encoded by the coding sequence ATGATGGGGAAACGTCTTTGGAGGATTGTTGCCGGCGCAGCCGTGTGGGTTGTGGCAGTCCTGATCCCGCCTGACAGGCAGTGGATCCGGCTTGTTTTGTTTCTGGCAGGCTATGGGATTGTAGGATGGGATATCGTTGCAAAGGCTTTAAGAAATATCCGGCATGGCAATATGCTGGATGAAAACTTCCTGATGAGCATTGCCACTATTGGCGCTTTTTTGATCGGCGAGTATTCTGAAGGCGTGGCAGTCATGGTGTTCTATCAGATCGGCGGATTGTTTCAGGATTATGCGGTGGGGAAATCCCGGAGGTCCATTGCCGATCTGATGGATATCCGGCCGGATTATGCCAATGTCAGGAAAGGAGAGGAACTGACCCGCGTGGATCCTGATGAAGTCCGGATCGGGGATATTATCGTGGTGAAGCCGGGGGAGAGGATTCCGCTGGACGGCAATGTTCTGGAGGGAAGTTCCCAGATTGATACTTCCGCACTGACAGGGGAATCCGTGCCCCGGGAGGCAGAAGCCGGAAGCGGGATTCTGAGCGGCTGCGTCAACCTGAGCGGAGTGCTGACGGTTGAGGTGACCAGGGAATATGAGGAATCCACGGTCAGCAAGATCCTGGATCTGGTGGAGAACGCCAGCAGCCGAAAATCCAGGTCGGAGCAGTTCATTACCCGGTTTTCTCAGTACTATACACCTGTTGTAGTGGCTCTTGCCGTGCTTCTGGCGGTTATTCCGCCTTTCTTTACCGGCTGGCAGACTTTTTCAGGATGGCTGTACCGGGCTCTTTCCTTTCTTGTGATTTCCTGCCCCTGCGCTCTTGTTCTCTCCATTCCGCTGAGCTTTTTCGGCGGAATCGGCGGCGCTTCCTCCCAGGGGATCCTGATCAAGGGTGGCAATTATCTGGAGGCATTGGCCGGGACGGAGATCATGGTTTTTGATAAAACCGGTACCCTGACAAAAGGCGTATTTCACGTCCAGGAGATTCATCCGGCAGGCGTTTCTAAACAGGAACTGCTGGAGCTGACTGCCTATGCGGAAAGCTATTCAAGTCACCCCATTTCCCTTTCCCTGAAGCAGGCATACGGAAAGGAAATTGACAACTCCCGCATTTCGGATGCGGAAGAGATTTCCGGACATGGGGTCCGTGCCACAGTGGACGGGAAAAAGATTCTGGCCGGCAATCAGAAGCTGATGGAACAGGAAGGCATCCCGTGTTCGGAAAACGGAATGACAGGTACAGTGGTCTATGTTGCAGTGGATCAAACCTATATCGGCTGCATACGGATTGCGGATGAGGTGAAGGAGGACTCCGCCAGGACCATAAAGGAATTGAAAGCGACCCCCAATATCAGGCGGACGGTCATGCTGACGGGGGATAATGCACAGATCGGCTCCGGAGTCGCAGAGGAGCTTGGGGTGGATGAAGTATACTCCGAACTCCTGCCCGCCGATAAAGTGGAGAAGCTGGAAGAGCTGTTTGCTGAAAAATCCCCGAAGGGCAGGCTGGCTTTTGTCGGCGACGGTATCAATGACGCTCCTGTCCTGGCCCGGGCGGATATTGGAATTGCCATGGGAGGCCTTGGATCGGATGCGGCCATTGAGGCAGCGGATGTGGTGCTTATGACGGATGAGCCTTCCCGGATCATTACGGCGATGAACATTTCAAAGAAAACATTGAAGATAGTAAATCAGAACATTGTCTTTGCCATAGGAATTAAAATACTGGTTCTGTTCCTCAGCGCTTTTGGGATTACAACCATGTGGGCGGCCATATTTGCGGATGTTGGCGTGGCAGTTCTGGCTGTACTGAATTCCCTGAGAGCTTTGAATGTTCGCAATTTATAG
- a CDS encoding response regulator produces MAKRVLIVDDAAFMRMMIKDILEKNGFEVAAEASNGIEAVEAYKEKKPDIATMDITMPEMNGIEAVKSIRKIDPDARIIMCSAMGQQGLVMEAIQAGARDFIVKPFQADRVLDALHKALA; encoded by the coding sequence ATGGCAAAACGTGTACTGATTGTGGATGACGCAGCATTTATGCGGATGATGATAAAGGATATACTGGAAAAGAACGGCTTCGAGGTTGCTGCGGAGGCATCCAATGGCATCGAGGCCGTTGAGGCATATAAGGAAAAAAAGCCCGATATTGCGACAATGGATATTACCATGCCGGAGATGAACGGAATTGAAGCTGTGAAATCGATCCGAAAAATCGATCCGGATGCCAGAATTATTATGTGCAGTGCCATGGGACAGCAGGGCCTGGTGATGGAAGCCATTCAGGCGGGTGCCAGAGACTTTATCGTAAAGCCTTTTCAGGCGGATCGGGTCCTGGATGCGCTGCATAAGGCGCTGGCATAG
- a CDS encoding protein-glutamate O-methyltransferase CheR, producing the protein MREWDYNDFTIAVYRLTGVELAAYNERQMKRRIDSFLMRNQCRNYYEYYMMISSDPEQRKRFTDFITINVTEFFRNPLQWEALKTEVLPELLRLPGPVKIWSSACSTGEEPYSVALLMNESLHSCAFPVRVMPVLATDIDDQALVKAKQGDYLPSSLKNLPERYCEKYFDFQNGWFHIKDRLKSFVRFQKLNLLKDLYPRECHLILCRNVMIYFTQEAKDRMYRQFYNALLPGGVLFLGSTEQILNPERYGLTLVRPFFYRKDMD; encoded by the coding sequence ATGAGGGAATGGGATTACAACGATTTTACCATCGCGGTATATCGGCTGACCGGTGTGGAACTGGCTGCGTATAACGAGAGACAGATGAAACGGCGGATTGATTCTTTTCTTATGCGCAATCAATGCCGGAACTATTATGAATACTATATGATGATTTCATCCGATCCGGAACAACGGAAGAGGTTTACGGACTTTATCACCATTAATGTGACAGAGTTCTTTCGAAATCCCCTTCAATGGGAAGCACTGAAAACGGAGGTTCTGCCGGAGCTGCTGAGACTTCCCGGTCCGGTGAAGATCTGGAGTTCCGCCTGCTCCACCGGGGAGGAGCCCTACTCCGTGGCTTTGCTGATGAACGAATCCCTGCATTCCTGCGCGTTTCCTGTTCGCGTGATGCCGGTTCTGGCCACTGATATTGACGACCAGGCGCTTGTGAAAGCAAAACAGGGGGATTATCTGCCAAGCAGCCTGAAAAACCTGCCGGAGCGGTATTGTGAAAAGTATTTTGATTTTCAAAACGGCTGGTTTCATATAAAGGACAGGCTAAAGTCCTTTGTCAGATTTCAAAAGCTGAATCTGCTGAAGGATCTCTATCCGCGGGAATGCCATTTGATCCTTTGCAGGAATGTTATGATCTATTTTACCCAGGAGGCAAAGGATCGGATGTACCGACAGTTTTATAATGCGCTGCTGCCTGGCGGAGTGCTGTTCCTGGGAAGTACGGAGCAGATCCTAAACCCGGAAAGATATGGACTGACTCTGGTGAGGCCGTTCTTTTACCGGAAAGATATGGACTGA
- a CDS encoding chemotaxis protein CheD, whose product MEEEIKVGIADYKTAGSPNRITTLGLGSCVGVCIYDRYPEESGLGGMAHILLPDSRLFKKNIKIGKFADLAIPQMVEELSAGGISTRNMVAKIAGGANMFHFSDSSPDLDIGMRNVLAVRAILKQLGIPLLAEDTGGHLGRTMILDLEERSVRIVTAGRQVKLL is encoded by the coding sequence ATGGAAGAAGAAATCAAGGTAGGAATAGCAGATTATAAAACAGCCGGCAGCCCAAACCGGATCACGACACTGGGATTGGGTTCCTGCGTGGGGGTCTGTATTTATGACCGATATCCGGAGGAAAGTGGTCTGGGAGGGATGGCTCATATCCTGCTGCCCGACAGCAGACTGTTTAAAAAGAACATTAAAATCGGGAAGTTTGCTGACCTGGCTATCCCGCAGATGGTGGAAGAGCTTTCTGCCGGCGGGATTTCAACCCGGAATATGGTAGCCAAAATCGCGGGAGGGGCCAATATGTTCCACTTTTCAGACAGCAGCCCGGATCTTGATATCGGAATGAGAAATGTCCTTGCGGTCCGGGCCATACTGAAACAGCTTGGTATCCCCCTGCTGGCGGAAGACACAGGCGGACATCTGGGCCGGACCATGATACTGGATCTGGAGGAACGATCGGTCCGGATTGTAACGGCAGGAAGGCAGGTAAAGTTATTATAG
- a CDS encoding heavy-metal-associated domain-containing protein, which produces MRKKFLLNGLGCANCAAKMERSIGKLDGVKQASVNFMTTKLIIEGEEEKMPSIVQGAERIIRKIEPDVVMKKA; this is translated from the coding sequence ATGAGAAAGAAGTTTTTGTTAAACGGACTGGGTTGTGCCAATTGCGCAGCGAAAATGGAACGATCCATCGGTAAACTGGATGGGGTAAAGCAGGCGTCTGTCAATTTTATGACTACAAAACTGATCATTGAAGGAGAAGAGGAAAAGATGCCTTCCATTGTTCAGGGAGCAGAAAGGATCATTCGGAAAATTGAGCCGGATGTTGTTATGAAGAAGGCCTGA
- a CDS encoding chemotaxis protein CheA, with product MNDTLRNAFYEEAEELFQEIEDCLLDLDSTGTTGDKINNLFRYMHTLKGSSAAMKIQDMAELAHHIEDVLGLVRDQKLELTGDQIDWILQGLDEMKVRVAKHRENEAYEIDVDAITAGLDACPSRAAVSSDKKAAGKAEDTGAFLSEKEKSSMLKSLGPEEKAFQIRIRLTHDTPMKGARLFLVTDRLEQAGRIYKTSWENTEPENIAGDRFSVFLVSQLPKKEIEGRIHTISEIEETDVSEICGGRNPVPAAKSGTSGDREELQSVIRVNIKKLDQLMRIVEELSVDKERLKQLMKKVSQRYRGDEDVTSLSALTNQIDFIGNELQESVMSTRMYTLDSVFNRFPRMIRDLSKKEGKEIAFQVEGESTELDRSIMEKIIDPLNHMIRNSVDHGIESPEEREKHGKSRKGTIKLSAGQEQGHIFISLKDDGKGINLRRVKEKAIARGLITQAQAGSMTEREALELIFLPGFSTSDKVTEVSGRGVGMNVVKENIEAINGMIDMDNEEGRGLAITMKLPLTLAIIQSLLIRTNTFRFVLPLLSVVEIIRVRETEYDKKVRFIQEKEVMNWRGEVLPVLRGSDLFHSGGERGKSFAGIVLGLSTHKIILAVEEIIGQQQVVIKPLDRFTGKGKILGELRGISGTVILGDGDFAYVLDVQALLKDVMEKRKDEKK from the coding sequence TTGAACGATACGTTAAGGAATGCATTTTATGAAGAAGCGGAGGAGCTGTTTCAGGAAATCGAGGACTGTCTTCTGGATTTGGACAGCACCGGGACCACCGGGGATAAGATCAACAATCTGTTCCGATACATGCATACTCTGAAAGGCTCTTCCGCTGCCATGAAGATTCAGGATATGGCAGAGCTGGCGCATCATATTGAAGATGTTCTGGGCCTGGTCCGGGATCAGAAGCTGGAGCTCACCGGGGACCAGATTGACTGGATCCTGCAGGGCCTGGATGAAATGAAGGTTCGCGTGGCAAAGCATAGGGAAAATGAGGCATACGAAATCGATGTCGATGCCATTACAGCCGGCCTGGATGCATGCCCATCCCGGGCTGCCGTTTCGTCAGACAAAAAAGCAGCCGGAAAAGCAGAGGATACGGGAGCCTTTCTTTCAGAAAAGGAAAAAAGTAGTATGCTGAAATCTCTGGGCCCGGAGGAAAAGGCTTTTCAGATCCGGATTCGTCTGACCCACGATACGCCCATGAAGGGTGCGAGACTGTTTCTTGTGACAGACAGACTGGAGCAGGCGGGCCGGATTTATAAAACCAGCTGGGAGAACACAGAGCCTGAGAATATAGCGGGAGATCGTTTTTCAGTTTTTTTGGTCAGTCAGCTGCCCAAAAAAGAAATCGAAGGCAGGATTCATACCATATCGGAAATTGAAGAGACAGATGTTTCAGAAATCTGCGGCGGCAGGAACCCGGTCCCGGCAGCAAAGTCCGGGACATCCGGAGACAGGGAAGAGCTTCAGTCCGTGATCCGGGTCAATATCAAAAAGCTGGATCAGCTAATGCGGATTGTGGAAGAGCTGTCTGTGGACAAGGAAAGGCTGAAACAGCTGATGAAGAAGGTAAGTCAGAGATACAGGGGGGATGAAGATGTAACGTCCCTGAGTGCTCTGACCAATCAGATCGATTTTATCGGAAATGAGCTGCAGGAATCCGTGATGTCCACCAGGATGTATACCCTGGACAGTGTCTTTAATCGCTTTCCCAGAATGATCCGCGATTTGTCCAAAAAAGAGGGGAAAGAAATCGCGTTTCAGGTGGAAGGGGAGAGCACGGAGCTGGATCGCAGCATCATGGAAAAGATCATTGATCCACTGAACCACATGATACGGAATTCGGTGGATCATGGGATTGAATCCCCGGAGGAAAGGGAAAAGCACGGGAAAAGCCGGAAAGGGACCATTAAGCTGTCTGCCGGTCAGGAACAGGGCCATATTTTTATCAGTCTGAAGGATGATGGAAAAGGGATCAACCTGCGGAGAGTAAAGGAGAAAGCCATTGCCAGGGGCCTGATCACGCAGGCTCAGGCGGGGTCCATGACGGAAAGGGAGGCCCTGGAGCTGATCTTTCTGCCCGGGTTTTCCACTTCCGACAAGGTCACGGAGGTATCCGGACGGGGAGTCGGAATGAATGTGGTAAAGGAGAACATCGAGGCGATCAACGGGATGATTGACATGGACAATGAAGAAGGCAGGGGCCTTGCGATAACCATGAAGCTTCCCCTGACCCTTGCCATCATTCAGTCCCTTCTCATCCGGACCAATACGTTTCGCTTTGTGCTGCCTTTGCTTTCTGTTGTTGAAATCATCCGGGTCAGGGAGACGGAGTACGACAAAAAGGTCCGGTTTATTCAGGAAAAGGAAGTTATGAACTGGAGGGGGGAGGTGCTCCCGGTCCTGCGGGGATCCGATTTGTTTCACAGCGGCGGGGAGAGGGGGAAGTCCTTTGCCGGGATTGTGCTGGGGCTTTCCACCCATAAGATTATCCTGGCGGTGGAGGAGATCATTGGACAGCAGCAGGTCGTCATCAAACCCCTGGACCGATTCACCGGAAAAGGAAAGATTCTGGGTGAACTGAGGGGAATATCGGGTACGGTGATTCTCGGGGATGGGGATTTTGCCTATGTCCTGGATGTTCAGGCCCTTTTGAAAGATGTCATGGAAAAGAGAAAGGATGAAAAAAAATGA